One genomic region from Marinobacter szutsaonensis encodes:
- a CDS encoding monovalent cation/H+ antiporter subunit A: MSLPLVVLLPFLGAIAAPLFAQGGRTAIAIASSVPALIALAALYPNWQVLADGGYVLFHQEWLPALGISLSFRLDGLALLFALLILVIGLLIILYARYYLKPKENIAKFYALLLCFKGSMLGIVMSSNLLLMLIFWEITSLVSFLLISYWTHKQDARRGARMALAVTGGGGLALLAGILIIGNIVGSFELDDVLAAGDQIKAHAMYPVALTLVLLGAFTKSAQFPFHFWLPHAMQAPTPVSAYLHSATMVKAGVFLLARLYPALAGTEQWFYMVSFTGMATLLIGAYIAMFKHDLKGLLAYSTVSHLGLITLLFGMGTQLAAVAAVFHVINHATFKASLFMAAGIIDHETGTRDMRRINGLWRYMPHTATLAMVAASSMAGVPLLNGFLSKEMFFAESLELNLPGLWAWLPPIVATLAGIFAVAYSARFIHDVFFNGKPVDLPVYPPHEPPRYMKIPVEILVFACVMVGMFPAISVGPLLYSAAAATLGGEVPDYKLAVVHGLNLPLLMSFVAFFGGLLMYTQRQRFFDFHARFKEIDEKAVFEAVVSRLATFSHDLTARIENGSLQRYALLLVLSVIAVAAAPLMNVGIFVGELGLSPVDLPTAIAAGVLIVCALLTAFLHRERFYALVLLSVVGLIVALAFARFSAPDLAMTQLSVEVVTIVLLMLALFYMPSWTPLESTRGQRGRDALIALVAGVGMTLVTLAMLTQPFSSISDFFLENSKTGGGGTNVVNVILVDFRGFDTLGEITVLAIAALGIYAMLKDTALTPPPGDGMGHPWTRDANPMMLRQIARPMLPLALMVSAFIFLRGHNLPGGGFIAGLITSVALILQYIASGMVWTQERIGIKYHNVIGLGLLFAIIAGAGSLAFSYPFLTSTFGYITWPVVGKFEVASALVFDLGVYLTVIGATLLALVSIGRLSPHSAIKPKKEGV; encoded by the coding sequence TTCGCCTGGACGGCCTGGCGCTGCTGTTCGCCTTGCTGATCCTGGTCATCGGGCTGCTGATCATCCTGTATGCCCGCTATTACCTGAAGCCGAAGGAAAACATCGCCAAGTTCTACGCGCTGCTGCTTTGCTTCAAGGGCTCAATGCTGGGCATCGTGATGTCGAGCAACCTGTTGCTGATGCTGATTTTCTGGGAGATCACCAGTCTGGTCTCGTTCCTGCTGATCAGTTACTGGACCCACAAGCAGGATGCCCGGCGCGGTGCCCGGATGGCCCTGGCGGTCACCGGGGGCGGTGGTCTGGCGCTGCTGGCCGGCATCCTGATCATCGGCAACATCGTCGGCAGCTTCGAGCTCGACGACGTTCTTGCTGCCGGCGACCAGATCAAGGCCCACGCCATGTATCCGGTGGCACTGACTCTGGTACTGCTTGGCGCCTTCACCAAGTCGGCGCAGTTCCCGTTCCACTTCTGGCTGCCTCATGCCATGCAGGCGCCGACACCGGTCTCCGCTTACCTTCACTCGGCCACCATGGTAAAGGCGGGCGTGTTCCTGTTGGCCCGTTTGTACCCGGCGCTGGCGGGTACTGAGCAGTGGTTCTACATGGTGAGCTTCACCGGGATGGCGACCCTGTTGATCGGTGCCTATATCGCCATGTTCAAGCACGATCTCAAGGGTCTGCTGGCCTATTCCACGGTCAGTCATCTGGGCCTGATCACCCTGCTGTTTGGCATGGGCACCCAGCTGGCAGCCGTGGCCGCGGTCTTCCACGTGATCAACCACGCCACCTTCAAGGCCTCGCTGTTCATGGCGGCCGGTATTATCGACCATGAAACCGGTACCCGGGACATGCGCAGGATCAACGGGCTCTGGCGCTATATGCCCCACACCGCAACCCTGGCCATGGTGGCAGCCTCCTCGATGGCCGGTGTTCCGCTGCTGAACGGCTTCCTGAGCAAGGAGATGTTCTTTGCCGAGTCTCTGGAACTGAACCTGCCCGGGCTTTGGGCCTGGTTGCCGCCGATCGTGGCGACCCTGGCCGGTATCTTCGCGGTGGCCTATTCGGCGCGCTTCATCCACGACGTCTTCTTCAATGGCAAGCCGGTGGACCTGCCGGTGTATCCACCCCATGAACCTCCCCGCTACATGAAGATTCCGGTGGAAATCCTGGTGTTTGCCTGTGTCATGGTGGGCATGTTCCCGGCGATTTCGGTCGGCCCACTACTTTATTCAGCTGCCGCCGCCACCCTCGGCGGCGAAGTGCCGGACTACAAACTCGCCGTGGTTCATGGCCTGAACCTGCCGCTGCTGATGAGTTTTGTTGCCTTCTTCGGTGGCCTGCTGATGTACACCCAGCGTCAGCGCTTCTTCGATTTCCATGCCCGGTTCAAGGAAATCGATGAGAAGGCCGTGTTCGAAGCGGTGGTGTCACGGCTTGCGACCTTCTCCCACGACCTGACCGCCCGTATCGAGAACGGCTCCCTGCAACGCTACGCCCTGTTGCTGGTACTGAGCGTCATTGCCGTGGCCGCAGCGCCCCTGATGAACGTGGGCATCTTTGTCGGCGAGCTGGGGCTGAGCCCCGTTGACCTTCCCACCGCAATCGCGGCGGGAGTACTGATTGTATGCGCGCTGCTGACCGCATTCCTGCACCGGGAGCGTTTCTACGCGCTGGTGCTGCTCAGCGTGGTGGGTCTGATCGTGGCTCTGGCGTTCGCCCGTTTCTCGGCGCCGGATCTGGCCATGACCCAGTTGTCCGTGGAGGTGGTCACCATCGTGCTGCTCATGCTGGCACTGTTCTATATGCCATCCTGGACGCCACTGGAGAGCACTCGCGGCCAGCGTGGCCGGGACGCGCTGATTGCCCTGGTTGCCGGTGTCGGCATGACCCTGGTCACCCTGGCCATGCTGACTCAGCCCTTCAGTTCGATTTCCGACTTCTTCCTGGAAAACAGTAAAACCGGCGGGGGCGGCACCAACGTGGTGAACGTCATCCTGGTGGACTTCCGGGGCTTCGATACCCTGGGTGAGATCACAGTACTGGCGATTGCCGCCCTGGGGATCTATGCCATGCTCAAGGACACTGCCCTGACACCGCCTCCGGGTGATGGCATGGGCCACCCCTGGACCCGGGATGCCAATCCGATGATGCTCAGGCAGATTGCCCGGCCGATGCTGCCGCTGGCACTGATGGTATCGGCGTTCATCTTCCTGCGAGGTCACAACCTTCCGGGTGGTGGCTTTATCGCCGGCCTGATCACCTCCGTGGCCCTGATTCTCCAGTACATTGCCAGTGGCATGGTCTGGACCCAGGAGCGGATCGGAATCAAGTATCACAACGTCATCGGCCTGGGCCTGTTGTTCGCAATCATTGCCGGTGCCGGCAGCCTGGCCTTCAGCTACCCGTTCCTGACCTCGACCTTCGGTTACATCACCTGGCCGGTGGTGGGCAAGTTCGAGGTGGCCTCGGCTCTGGTGTTTGACCTCGGCGTCTACCTGACGGTTATCGGCGCCACACTGCTGGCCCTCGTCAGCATTGGCCGGCTGTCACCCCACTCCGCCATCAAGCCCAAGAAGGAGGGTGTGTAA
- a CDS encoding Na+/H+ antiporter subunit C, translating into MELVFALVIGALTSSGVYLLLRARTFPVVVGLTLISYGVNLFLFSSGRLATGGQPILGSTESYSDPLPQALVLTAIVIGFAMTAFVVVLSLRNLADNEDDHVDGRQGERPEKPEQKSEEERSQ; encoded by the coding sequence ATGGAGCTTGTCTTCGCGCTTGTCATCGGCGCTCTGACCTCCTCGGGCGTATACCTGTTGCTGCGTGCCCGCACGTTCCCGGTGGTGGTGGGGCTGACGCTGATCTCCTATGGCGTCAACCTGTTCCTGTTCTCCAGCGGACGGCTGGCAACCGGCGGCCAGCCCATCCTGGGCAGCACGGAAAGCTACTCCGATCCGCTGCCCCAGGCACTGGTGCTGACCGCTATCGTAATCGGCTTTGCCATGACCGCCTTTGTGGTTGTGCTGTCCCTGAGAAATCTTGCGGATAACGAGGACGATCACGTGGATGGTCGCCAGGGCGAACGACCGGAAAAACCGGAGCAGAAGAGCGAGGAGGAACGCAGTCAATGA
- a CDS encoding monovalent cation/H+ antiporter subunit D, with protein MNHWLIAPILIPLLGGVLQAFMGYAPISLRRTLALGTTVLLLVSTIVLLVMADDGSYRLYAFGNWEPPFGIVLVLDRLAALMLVMTAVLALFAHLFSIGGADEGNRQFHGLFLFQLMGLNIAFMTGDLFNLFVAFEVLLIASYGLLMHGGGTARTVPGLHYVVLNLVGSAVFLISVGMIYSVTGTLNMADLAVRVLLLSGEELELVKAGGMMLLVVFALKAALLPLCFWLPKAYARATAPVAALFAVMTKVGIYAILRVYLLIFGDDAGALANLGMDWLFPLALITLTMGVVGSLGAQSLKTLVAWQVIISVGTLLAPIALGSVEGISAALFYLLSTTWTVAGLFLVAELVASQRGSALDKIVTAPRMRNRTLISVLFLIGAVAAAGLPPLSGFFGKLLILNSVTSGPEMAWLWSVLIIGSFFTIIAYSRAGSIVFWRTVDGHIEEPKPLGGNLRAATGALVGLSLVIVAFAGPINEYTDATAAQLQNRAAYLEILQTPMVGEEN; from the coding sequence ATGAACCACTGGCTTATCGCTCCGATTCTGATTCCCCTGCTCGGGGGCGTCCTGCAGGCGTTCATGGGTTACGCCCCGATCAGCCTGCGGCGCACGCTGGCGCTTGGCACCACCGTACTCCTGCTGGTTTCCACCATCGTGCTGCTGGTGATGGCCGATGATGGCAGCTACCGCCTGTACGCATTCGGCAATTGGGAGCCTCCGTTCGGTATTGTCCTGGTCCTGGACCGGCTGGCGGCGTTGATGCTGGTCATGACGGCCGTCCTGGCCCTGTTCGCCCACCTGTTCTCCATCGGTGGCGCCGACGAGGGCAACCGGCAGTTCCATGGCCTGTTCCTGTTCCAGCTGATGGGGCTGAATATTGCCTTCATGACTGGGGACCTGTTCAACCTCTTTGTGGCCTTCGAGGTATTGCTGATCGCCTCCTACGGCCTGTTGATGCACGGTGGCGGCACCGCCCGGACGGTTCCGGGCCTGCATTACGTGGTGCTCAACCTGGTGGGTTCGGCGGTCTTCCTGATCAGTGTCGGCATGATCTACAGCGTTACCGGTACGCTCAATATGGCCGATCTGGCCGTCCGGGTGCTGTTGCTCTCCGGTGAGGAACTGGAGCTGGTCAAGGCCGGCGGCATGATGCTGCTAGTGGTGTTCGCCCTCAAGGCCGCGCTCCTGCCGCTCTGCTTCTGGCTCCCCAAAGCCTACGCCCGTGCCACGGCACCGGTGGCGGCGCTGTTTGCGGTCATGACCAAGGTCGGCATCTACGCGATCCTCCGGGTTTACCTGCTGATATTTGGCGACGATGCCGGGGCCCTGGCCAACCTGGGCATGGACTGGTTGTTCCCGCTGGCCCTGATCACCCTGACCATGGGCGTAGTGGGTTCCCTGGGCGCCCAGAGCCTGAAGACCCTGGTGGCCTGGCAGGTGATTATCTCCGTCGGCACTCTTCTGGCGCCCATTGCCCTGGGTTCCGTGGAGGGCATCTCCGCCGCGCTGTTCTACCTGCTCAGCACCACCTGGACCGTCGCCGGGCTCTTCCTGGTGGCGGAGCTGGTGGCGAGTCAGCGCGGCAGTGCCCTGGACAAGATTGTGACAGCGCCACGCATGCGTAACCGCACACTGATCAGTGTGCTGTTCCTGATCGGTGCAGTGGCGGCCGCGGGCCTGCCTCCCCTGAGTGGTTTCTTTGGCAAGCTGCTGATCCTCAACTCCGTGACCTCTGGCCCCGAGATGGCGTGGCTCTGGTCAGTGCTGATTATTGGCAGCTTCTTTACCATAATCGCCTACAGTCGCGCTGGCAGCATTGTCTTCTGGCGGACTGTAGACGGCCATATCGAGGAGCCAAAGCCGCTCGGGGGTAATCTGCGGGCTGCTACCGGCGCCCTGGTTGGCCTGAGCCTGGTGATCGTTGCCTTCGCCGGCCCGATCAACGAATACACCGACGCGACCGCTGCGCAACTGCAGAACCGCGCGGCTTATCTGGAAATCCTGCAGACTCCGATGGTCGGGGAGGAGAACTGA
- a CDS encoding Na+/H+ antiporter subunit E, with protein sequence MLDRLSFPQPWLSLILFVTWQFLSDGISGGSLVLGLILAWAIPQMTQGFWPERPSFMRFWLMPKYLARVLKDIVIASFEVAALIISPRKPRPMFVCYPLELEHPLAISILASTISLTPGTVSADVSDDQRLLLIHALDTEDDQKVISTIRKRYEQPLLEMFK encoded by the coding sequence ATGCTTGACCGACTGAGTTTTCCCCAGCCCTGGCTCAGCCTGATCCTGTTTGTCACCTGGCAGTTCCTGAGTGACGGAATCAGCGGCGGCAGCCTCGTGCTCGGTCTGATTCTGGCGTGGGCCATCCCGCAGATGACCCAGGGATTCTGGCCCGAACGTCCCTCGTTCATGCGGTTCTGGCTGATGCCGAAATACCTGGCCCGTGTGCTCAAGGACATTGTCATTGCCAGCTTCGAGGTTGCGGCACTGATCATCAGTCCGCGCAAGCCGCGCCCGATGTTCGTCTGCTACCCGCTGGAACTGGAGCATCCCCTGGCCATTTCCATTCTGGCCAGCACCATTTCCCTGACGCCCGGCACGGTCAGCGCCGACGTCAGTGACGACCAGCGCCTGTTGCTGATTCACGCCCTGGATACCGAGGATGATCAGAAAGTGATCAGCACCATCCGAAAACGCTATGAACAGCCTCTACTGGAGATGTTCAAATGA
- a CDS encoding K+/H+ antiporter subunit F, with the protein MITIALYITIAMVTLAALLNVYRLIKGPDAPDRVLALDTLYINAIALIILLGITLGTRMYLESALLIAVMGFVGTVAMAKYLKRGSVIE; encoded by the coding sequence ATGATCACCATTGCCCTCTACATCACCATTGCCATGGTTACCCTGGCGGCGCTGCTGAACGTGTATCGCCTGATCAAGGGGCCGGATGCGCCCGACCGTGTATTGGCGCTGGATACCCTCTACATCAATGCGATCGCGCTGATCATCCTGCTGGGCATAACCCTGGGCACCCGCATGTATCTCGAGTCGGCCCTGCTGATCGCGGTCATGGGCTTCGTCGGTACCGTTGCCATGGCCAAGTACCTCAAGCGCGGCAGCGTGATCGAATAG
- a CDS encoding Na+/H+ antiporter subunit G, whose translation MNPFAEYAIAFLLLLGGAFTLIGAIGLARLPDFFTRLHGPTKATTLGVGAIMLSSVIYFTTRGDGIGISEVLITVFLFMTAPVSANILAKAAMHIGVKTMDGTEGKPWEQ comes from the coding sequence ATGAATCCGTTTGCCGAATACGCTATTGCTTTCCTGCTCCTGCTCGGGGGCGCCTTTACCCTGATCGGCGCCATCGGCCTGGCGCGCCTGCCGGATTTCTTCACCCGGCTGCACGGCCCCACCAAGGCCACCACCCTGGGCGTGGGCGCCATCATGCTCAGCTCGGTGATCTATTTCACCACACGGGGGGACGGTATCGGCATTTCCGAAGTGCTGATTACCGTGTTCCTGTTCATGACGGCGCCGGTGAGTGCCAATATCCTGGCCAAGGCGGCGATGCATATCGGGGTGAAAACCATGGATGGCACCGAGGGGAAGCCCTGGGAGCAGTGA
- a CDS encoding pyrimidine/purine nucleoside phosphorylase, which translates to MLKVNEYFDGKAKSIAFQTATLPATVGVISPGEYEFGTTKKETMTVISGALTVLLPGMEEWMTYGAGESFDVAGQASFKAKADIDTAYLCTYQ; encoded by the coding sequence ATGCTTAAAGTAAACGAGTATTTCGACGGCAAAGCCAAGTCCATTGCCTTCCAGACGGCCACCCTGCCGGCGACGGTTGGCGTGATCAGCCCCGGTGAGTACGAGTTTGGTACCACCAAGAAGGAAACCATGACGGTCATCAGTGGCGCGCTGACCGTGCTGCTCCCGGGCATGGAAGAGTGGATGACCTACGGCGCGGGCGAAAGCTTTGACGTTGCCGGCCAGGCTAGCTTCAAAGCGAAAGCCGATATCGATACTGCCTATCTTTGCACCTATCAGTAA
- a CDS encoding fatty acid--CoA ligase, which yields MAQTRILSPAKNAYQYPLLIKQLLLSGPRYNPDQEIHYANRSKYTYTTLVERIHRLANALTDAGVKPGDTVAVMDWDTPRYLECFFAIPMIGAVLHTINVRLSPEQIVYTMNHAEDDVVLVHDDFLPILEGVKGEIETVKTYIQLTDSDSAADTSLDTAGEYEALLSQAGTEFDFPDFDENSVATTFYTTGTTGNPKGVYFSHRQLVLHTLAMTGSLAAYDEMPLLRSSSVYMPVTPMFHVHAWGVPYAATMMGIKQVYPGRYEPELLVDLLKEHKVTFSHCVPTIMQMMMATESIKTADLSNWHVLIGGSALTKGLCDAGAKLGIRMYTGYGMSETCPLLSATHLKPEDLELPLEQQTEKRVKTGIAVPMVEIEIVDPDGKPVPHDGEAKGEVVTRAPWLTQSYFKEPEKGEELWQGGWLHTGDVASMEPDNTLTIKDRIKDVIKTGGEWLSSLDLENLISQHPAVAGAAVVGVPDEKWGERPYALVTLKPGETASQEDIQKHLQQFVDSGDINKWAIPEQMDFVDDIPKTSVGKINKKLIRDQLK from the coding sequence ATGGCACAGACCCGAATTCTGTCTCCGGCCAAGAACGCCTATCAGTACCCCCTGCTTATCAAACAGCTCCTGCTCTCGGGCCCCCGTTATAATCCGGACCAGGAAATCCATTACGCCAACCGCAGCAAGTACACCTACACCACCCTGGTGGAGCGCATTCACCGGCTGGCCAATGCCCTGACCGACGCCGGGGTGAAGCCCGGTGACACTGTGGCAGTCATGGATTGGGATACTCCCCGTTACCTGGAGTGCTTCTTTGCCATCCCGATGATTGGTGCTGTCCTGCACACCATCAACGTTCGCCTCTCTCCGGAACAGATCGTCTACACCATGAACCACGCCGAAGACGACGTGGTGCTGGTACACGACGACTTCCTGCCCATTCTCGAGGGCGTGAAGGGCGAGATCGAAACGGTCAAGACCTACATCCAGCTGACCGACTCGGACTCCGCCGCCGACACCAGTCTGGACACCGCCGGTGAATACGAGGCCCTGCTGAGCCAGGCGGGAACCGAGTTCGATTTCCCGGATTTCGATGAGAACAGCGTTGCCACTACCTTCTACACCACCGGCACCACCGGCAACCCGAAAGGGGTGTATTTCAGCCACCGTCAACTGGTGCTGCACACCCTGGCCATGACCGGTTCCCTGGCAGCCTACGATGAGATGCCGCTGCTGCGTTCAAGCTCTGTGTACATGCCGGTTACCCCCATGTTCCACGTGCATGCCTGGGGTGTGCCCTATGCCGCCACCATGATGGGTATCAAGCAGGTTTACCCGGGTCGCTATGAGCCGGAACTGCTGGTGGACCTGCTCAAGGAACATAAAGTCACCTTCTCCCACTGTGTCCCCACCATCATGCAGATGATGATGGCCACTGAATCCATCAAGACCGCGGATCTGAGCAACTGGCATGTACTGATCGGCGGCAGCGCCCTGACCAAGGGCCTGTGCGATGCCGGTGCCAAGCTCGGCATCCGCATGTACACCGGTTATGGCATGTCCGAGACCTGCCCGCTGCTGAGTGCCACCCATCTCAAGCCCGAGGATCTGGAGCTGCCGCTGGAGCAGCAGACCGAAAAGCGGGTCAAGACCGGTATCGCGGTGCCGATGGTGGAGATCGAAATCGTCGATCCGGACGGCAAGCCGGTCCCCCACGACGGCGAAGCCAAGGGCGAAGTGGTTACCCGCGCGCCCTGGCTGACCCAGAGCTATTTCAAGGAACCGGAGAAAGGCGAGGAACTCTGGCAAGGCGGCTGGCTGCACACCGGTGATGTTGCCAGCATGGAGCCGGACAACACGCTGACCATCAAGGACCGTATCAAGGATGTAATCAAGACCGGAGGCGAATGGCTTTCTTCCCTGGACTTGGAAAACCTGATCAGCCAACACCCGGCCGTCGCCGGCGCAGCTGTGGTCGGTGTGCCCGACGAGAAATGGGGCGAGCGTCCCTATGCACTGGTCACCCTCAAGCCCGGTGAAACCGCCAGCCAGGAGGATATCCAGAAGCATCTTCAGCAGTTTGTCGACAGTGGCGACATCAACAAATGGGCTATCCCGGAGCAGATGGACTTTGTGGATGACATTCCGAAGACCAGTGTTGGCAAGATCAACAAGAAGTTGATTCGGGATCAGTTGAAGTAA
- a CDS encoding D-amino acid dehydrogenase produces the protein MHILVLGAGVVGTTTAWFLQKQGHQVTVVDRQSSAGLETSYANGGQISVSHAEPWANPSAPLKVLKWLFQSDAPLLFRPRLDPAQWRWALAFLAECTSAKAAHNIRQMVNLGTYSRTQLQALRTELGLDYDQLEKGILHFYTNPEEFDGALEPTRIMQDLGCDRQLIDANRAVELEPALAPIKDRIAGATYTSEDESGDARKFTQALAKRCEEAGVEFRYGTDILGFDQAGDRVLGVQTLREGHHETLRADSYVLCLGSYSATLARQLGITLNIYPAKGYSITVPVKNEEAAFKVSLTDDEYKLVYSRLGDRLRVAGTAELSGYSRKLNLTRCRAIVRRTAEVMPEAGDWDRAEFWTGLRPATPSNVPYIGKSHFANLYLNTGHGTLGWTHSCGSAAALADIVGGKKPEVDFSFAGM, from the coding sequence ATGCACATACTGGTTCTGGGTGCAGGTGTGGTAGGCACAACCACCGCCTGGTTTCTGCAAAAACAGGGACACCAGGTCACGGTGGTGGACCGGCAGAGTAGCGCCGGCCTGGAAACCAGTTACGCCAATGGCGGGCAGATTTCGGTGTCCCATGCCGAACCCTGGGCCAATCCGTCGGCACCGCTGAAGGTCCTGAAGTGGCTGTTCCAGTCCGACGCGCCGTTACTGTTCCGGCCTCGGCTGGATCCGGCCCAGTGGCGCTGGGCGCTGGCCTTCCTGGCCGAGTGCACCTCCGCCAAGGCGGCCCATAACATCCGCCAGATGGTTAATCTGGGTACCTATAGCCGCACCCAGCTCCAGGCGTTGCGGACAGAGCTGGGCCTGGATTACGACCAGTTGGAGAAGGGCATCCTCCACTTCTACACCAATCCCGAGGAGTTCGATGGCGCCCTGGAGCCCACCCGCATCATGCAGGATCTGGGCTGTGATCGTCAGCTCATCGATGCCAACCGGGCAGTCGAGCTCGAGCCTGCGCTGGCGCCGATCAAGGATCGCATTGCCGGTGCGACCTATACTTCGGAGGACGAGTCCGGAGACGCGCGCAAATTCACCCAGGCGCTGGCCAAGCGCTGCGAAGAGGCCGGTGTCGAGTTCCGGTATGGCACCGATATTCTCGGTTTTGACCAGGCCGGCGACCGCGTTCTCGGTGTCCAGACCCTGAGGGAGGGGCACCACGAAACCCTGCGCGCCGACAGCTATGTGCTGTGCCTGGGAAGCTACAGTGCCACCCTGGCGCGGCAACTGGGTATCACGCTGAATATCTATCCGGCCAAGGGCTATTCCATCACGGTGCCGGTAAAGAACGAGGAAGCGGCGTTCAAGGTCAGCCTGACCGATGACGAATACAAACTGGTCTACTCCCGCCTCGGAGACAGGCTCCGGGTCGCCGGCACGGCCGAACTCAGTGGCTACAGCCGCAAGCTGAACCTGACCCGCTGCCGCGCCATCGTCCGGCGCACCGCCGAAGTCATGCCGGAGGCGGGCGACTGGGATCGCGCGGAGTTCTGGACCGGCCTGCGCCCGGCGACGCCTTCCAACGTGCCCTACATCGGCAAGAGCCACTTCGCCAACCTGTACCTCAACACCGGCCACGGCACCCTGGGCTGGACTCACTCCTGCGGCTCGGCTGCAGCGCTGGCGGATATCGTCGGGGGCAAAAAGCCCGAAGTGGATTTCAGCTTCGCCGGGATGTAA
- a CDS encoding translation initiation factor Sui1: protein MKNRSGGLVYSTEQGKMCPECRNPVDQCTCGKLSRPSGDGVVRVSRETKGRKGKGVTLITGIPLDDKELKAFAKVLKAKCGTGGTIKDGVVEIQGDHRDLLVPLLQQKGWTVKKAGG, encoded by the coding sequence ATGAAGAATCGGTCTGGCGGTCTGGTCTATTCCACGGAGCAGGGCAAGATGTGCCCGGAATGCCGGAATCCGGTCGATCAGTGTACCTGCGGCAAGCTCTCGCGACCGTCGGGTGACGGCGTTGTTCGGGTCAGTCGCGAAACCAAGGGGCGCAAAGGCAAGGGTGTGACCCTGATTACCGGCATTCCCCTCGATGACAAGGAACTGAAAGCTTTTGCCAAGGTTCTCAAGGCCAAATGCGGCACCGGCGGTACCATCAAGGATGGCGTGGTGGAGATCCAGGGGGATCACCGTGACCTTCTGGTGCCCCTGCTGCAGCAGAAGGGCTGGACCGTCAAGAAAGCCGGTGGCTGA
- a CDS encoding DUF4136 domain-containing protein, with protein MRFLTIAFTGLLLAGCAANVVTDYDDAVVFGNYSSWAFAPSAGSSSFVSLDGNRVRQAVERELNRKAMRQVAEAEADLLVNWQIVEEERLEQSGVGLGFGFGTGHFGWALAAPPPVREIQEGKLVIELVDNETDQVVWRAASRRYLRESQSPETRSELIDEVVSEMFSKYPPGLE; from the coding sequence ATGCGTTTTCTGACAATAGCGTTCACCGGGCTGCTGCTGGCCGGTTGCGCCGCCAATGTGGTCACCGATTACGATGATGCGGTGGTTTTCGGCAATTATTCCAGCTGGGCCTTTGCACCGAGTGCGGGCAGTTCCTCCTTTGTCTCACTGGATGGCAACCGGGTCCGCCAGGCGGTTGAGCGGGAGCTGAACCGGAAGGCCATGCGCCAGGTGGCCGAAGCCGAGGCCGATTTACTGGTCAACTGGCAGATTGTCGAGGAGGAGCGCCTGGAACAGAGCGGTGTCGGTCTGGGATTTGGCTTTGGCACCGGTCACTTCGGCTGGGCGCTGGCGGCTCCGCCCCCCGTGCGTGAAATCCAGGAAGGCAAGCTGGTCATCGAGCTGGTGGATAACGAAACAGACCAGGTAGTCTGGCGCGCGGCCAGCCGTCGCTATCTCCGGGAGAGCCAGTCACCGGAAACCCGCAGCGAGCTGATCGATGAGGTGGTGTCCGAGATGTTTTCGAAGTACCCTCCGGGCCTTGAGTAA